The proteins below are encoded in one region of Marinobacter sp. F4206:
- a CDS encoding AraC family transcriptional regulator, whose translation MTSDLPEIQLESYLRLNRASLEEWLAGLRTVYGFERLKCTGGASQEGVGALSALQAEGGDLACIYASQDMEIAGGRAEHLSLVVPLEGVVEFASDSLHWSRLNNPAVVPAATRFNLSLSAGSQVMYLALSSAERSRLVDDGQYGCLSDVNCLVTNYLFRAGFFLDDGHARAMTRDLFRSLKAKFETGQAIAVPDRPEPDRRLIRVIRKIQLEPNWEFDLHELASHSGVSERNLFYLMKRETGMTPYRFFQRCRLLRVRRRLVDCRCELPHISWYAADEGFSHLGRFAALYRRHFGELPSETVQWRRNLLVPAGLSAQDEAVG comes from the coding sequence ATGACCAGTGACCTGCCTGAAATCCAGCTTGAATCCTATTTGAGGCTGAACCGCGCTTCCCTTGAGGAATGGCTGGCCGGACTACGTACGGTATACGGCTTCGAGCGTCTCAAGTGCACCGGGGGTGCAAGCCAGGAAGGAGTGGGCGCCCTTTCTGCCCTGCAAGCGGAAGGTGGGGACCTTGCGTGCATTTACGCCAGTCAGGATATGGAGATCGCTGGCGGTCGGGCTGAACACCTGTCTCTGGTTGTGCCCCTTGAGGGTGTTGTCGAGTTTGCCTCAGACAGCCTGCACTGGTCGCGATTGAACAATCCAGCTGTCGTGCCAGCGGCAACACGGTTCAACCTGTCCCTCTCAGCGGGCAGCCAGGTGATGTATCTGGCGCTGTCGTCGGCAGAACGGAGCCGGCTTGTCGATGATGGCCAATATGGCTGCCTGTCTGACGTGAACTGCCTTGTTACCAATTACCTGTTCCGGGCCGGTTTTTTTCTGGATGACGGACATGCCCGGGCCATGACCCGGGATCTGTTCCGTAGTCTGAAAGCGAAATTCGAGACCGGACAAGCCATTGCAGTACCCGACCGACCGGAACCGGACCGTCGACTGATTCGGGTGATCCGCAAGATCCAGCTTGAACCCAACTGGGAGTTTGACCTTCATGAACTTGCCAGTCATTCAGGGGTCAGTGAGCGTAATCTTTTTTACCTGATGAAGCGGGAAACCGGAATGACGCCCTATCGGTTCTTTCAGCGTTGCCGGTTATTGAGGGTCAGGCGGCGGCTGGTGGATTGCCGGTGCGAGTTGCCCCACATTTCCTGGTACGCCGCCGATGAGGGCTTTTCCCACCTTGGTCGGTTCGCGGCCCTGTACCGCCGGCATTTCGGGGAGCTTCCGAGTGAGACGGTTCAGTGGCGTCGGAATCTGCTGGTCCCGGCGGGGCTGTCGGCACAGGACGAGGCCGTCGGTTGA
- a CDS encoding secretin N-terminal domain-containing protein, whose product MTTETSSYLRRQAGTLVSALALFLALSLLAAGALAQARVYELNNRPADDVASQIRALYADTSLTVTARGQQVVVRGEEQLLDEIGMLIGTLDVAAVQLRITVRSREDIGGKRSGAGVSGSNDRVNVNVERKVTSTNSARQRTLVVQDGQSAHITSGQVRTLPVAIQGGRNPAAILQQVETRSGFLVSPQVISDRAIELNIVSFEEDPASLPGYETEAVVTIRRVEPGQWVSLGSTSTQASSQHSGITYNVSSSRGENRSFEVKVDILP is encoded by the coding sequence ATGACAACAGAAACGTCCTCCTACCTTCGACGTCAGGCAGGCACCCTGGTATCGGCACTGGCGCTGTTTCTGGCATTGAGCCTGCTCGCTGCCGGCGCCCTGGCACAAGCCCGGGTCTATGAACTGAACAATCGGCCCGCCGACGATGTCGCCAGCCAGATTCGTGCGCTCTACGCAGACACATCACTGACAGTCACGGCGCGGGGCCAGCAAGTGGTGGTGCGAGGGGAGGAACAACTGCTGGATGAAATCGGCATGCTCATAGGCACCCTAGACGTCGCGGCCGTGCAGCTACGCATCACGGTTCGGTCCCGGGAAGACATCGGTGGCAAGCGCTCGGGTGCCGGCGTTTCAGGCTCGAATGACCGGGTCAACGTGAACGTCGAGCGCAAGGTCACCAGCACCAACAGCGCCCGCCAGCGCACACTGGTTGTTCAGGATGGACAGTCGGCCCACATAACCTCGGGCCAGGTCCGCACCCTGCCGGTCGCTATTCAGGGTGGACGAAACCCGGCCGCCATTCTCCAACAGGTCGAGACCCGGAGTGGTTTCCTGGTCAGCCCGCAGGTCATCTCCGACCGTGCCATTGAGCTGAACATTGTCTCATTCGAGGAGGACCCGGCGTCCCTGCCCGGGTATGAAACAGAGGCGGTGGTGACCATTCGCCGGGTGGAACCGGGCCAGTGGGTATCCCTCGGCAGCACCTCGACACAGGCCAGTAGCCAACATTCCGGCATCACCTACAATGTCAGCAGCAGCCGTGGCGAGAATCGGAGCTTCGAGGTGAAAGTCGACATTCTGCCCTGA
- a CDS encoding DnaJ domain-containing protein → MQWILGLALAAAVFVILKQWGALTPEKQKSAIWKMILVAGGALLLFMVLTGRVHVLTAAVAALVPLLRKLPAMLKYVPLFRQYVGQDSGPGNGDDAGGGEDRRAASHGSMSEQEACEVLGVPAGCGEQEIVSAHRRLIQKLHPDRGGNDYLAAKINEAKSVLLRRYRA, encoded by the coding sequence ATGCAGTGGATTCTCGGCCTCGCTCTGGCGGCTGCCGTCTTTGTCATTCTGAAGCAGTGGGGCGCCCTGACGCCCGAGAAACAGAAATCGGCGATCTGGAAGATGATCCTGGTGGCGGGTGGGGCGCTGCTGCTATTCATGGTGTTGACGGGGCGCGTGCATGTGTTGACTGCCGCTGTTGCTGCGCTGGTTCCCCTGTTGCGCAAACTGCCAGCAATGCTGAAGTATGTACCACTGTTCCGGCAGTACGTTGGCCAGGATTCCGGGCCCGGCAACGGCGATGATGCCGGTGGCGGTGAGGATCGTCGGGCCGCATCCCATGGCAGTATGTCTGAGCAGGAAGCCTGCGAGGTGCTTGGGGTTCCGGCGGGCTGCGGTGAACAGGAGATCGTCTCCGCCCATCGGCGGCTGATCCAGAAACTGCATCCGGACCGAGGTGGCAACGATTACCTTGCCGCCAAGATCAACGAGGCCAAGAGTGTTCTGCTCCGTCGATATCGGGCCTGA
- a CDS encoding bifunctional diguanylate cyclase/phosphodiesterase, which translates to MQVLEKQDFKALVDNHPRAIMLATTEPKIAYVNRMFRSVTGYQLDEVLGRAPSILSSGLHSPEFYHSMWQSLNRNGRWEGLIWNRRKSGEAYPQWLSIYPVEDDQQRLLAGVFMDVGDVTAGQERLASLAYYDPLTELPNRSLFQEFLRARVAQRPRNHACFAVLYIDLDFFKSVNDLHGHDCGDRVLQQAALSIRSCLRVGDVVARLSGDEFAAIIELNSRNELEGVCQRMINIFRAPLVADNREYFLSASVGAALHPLHGRSGSELLQNADRAMYMAKMAGRACYRIYSELDNEQGNYKQRVSEALMASLKTAPEEFSVVFQPQYTLATGAVAGLEVLLRWTHPELGAVPPADFIPIAEQRGHIHELTGHLVRCILKDLPKESTSLPAGLTLAINLSARQIPDARLVEVLAPLISRIRQLGWLPEVEITETNLMHLSKACLARLGALRDQGVIVAIDDFGTGYSSLAYLHALPVQVLKIDRQFITRLGGAGKDSRIVSAILGMADALELTVVAEGVETRAQYRQLRELGCDRGQGYLMARPGNWSAIEPLLLDGYQ; encoded by the coding sequence ATGCAGGTATTAGAAAAACAAGACTTCAAGGCACTGGTGGACAATCACCCACGCGCCATCATGCTGGCCACCACGGAACCGAAAATTGCGTACGTGAACCGGATGTTCCGGTCAGTGACGGGCTATCAACTCGACGAGGTTCTCGGTCGTGCTCCCTCGATCCTGAGTTCGGGGCTGCATTCGCCGGAGTTCTATCATTCGATGTGGCAATCTCTCAATCGGAACGGCCGATGGGAGGGACTCATCTGGAATCGCCGGAAGAGCGGCGAGGCCTATCCGCAGTGGTTAAGTATCTATCCGGTGGAAGACGATCAACAGCGTCTGCTCGCTGGCGTGTTCATGGATGTCGGTGATGTGACCGCGGGCCAGGAGCGTCTGGCGTCGCTGGCATACTACGACCCCCTGACTGAGTTGCCCAACCGGTCGCTGTTTCAGGAATTCCTGCGGGCCAGGGTCGCTCAGCGGCCGAGGAACCATGCCTGCTTTGCGGTGCTGTATATCGATCTGGACTTTTTCAAGTCGGTCAATGACCTGCATGGTCATGACTGTGGTGACCGGGTGTTGCAACAGGCCGCCCTCAGTATCCGAAGCTGCCTGCGTGTCGGCGACGTGGTAGCCAGACTGTCGGGAGACGAATTTGCCGCAATCATTGAACTGAATTCCCGGAATGAGCTTGAGGGAGTCTGTCAGCGCATGATTAACATCTTTCGCGCGCCCCTGGTGGCTGACAATCGGGAGTATTTTCTGTCCGCATCGGTGGGCGCGGCTTTGCACCCTCTTCATGGCAGGTCGGGCAGCGAGCTTTTGCAGAATGCCGACCGGGCAATGTACATGGCGAAAATGGCGGGTAGAGCGTGTTACCGGATCTACAGCGAGTTGGACAACGAACAGGGGAACTATAAACAGCGGGTTTCGGAGGCGCTGATGGCCTCCCTGAAGACCGCGCCGGAGGAATTCTCGGTGGTGTTCCAGCCACAATACACTCTGGCGACCGGAGCCGTCGCCGGCCTCGAGGTTTTGCTGCGCTGGACTCATCCGGAGTTGGGCGCCGTTCCTCCGGCTGATTTTATCCCCATTGCCGAGCAGCGCGGCCACATTCACGAACTGACCGGCCATCTGGTCCGGTGTATCCTGAAGGACCTGCCCAAGGAGTCGACATCGTTGCCGGCCGGTTTAACGTTGGCGATAAATCTTTCGGCCAGACAGATCCCGGATGCCCGTCTGGTAGAAGTGCTGGCCCCTCTGATATCCCGGATTCGACAACTGGGCTGGTTGCCAGAGGTAGAAATTACCGAAACCAACCTGATGCATCTGTCCAAAGCCTGCCTGGCCCGGCTCGGCGCGTTGCGGGATCAGGGTGTGATCGTGGCCATTGATGACTTCGGCACCGGTTATTCCTCGCTTGCCTACCTTCATGCCCTGCCGGTCCAGGTGCTCAAGATCGATCGGCAATTCATCACGCGGCTGGGCGGTGCCGGTAAGGACTCCCGCATTGTGTCCGCCATTCTGGGAATGGCGGATGCGCTTGAGCTGACCGTGGTCGCAGAGGGGGTTGAGACCCGGGCGCAATACCGTCAACTCCGGGAACTCGGCTGTGACCGGGGGCAGGGTTACCTGATGGCCAGACCGGGGAACTGGTCGGCAATAGAACCGCTGCTACTTGATGGGTATCAATGA
- a CDS encoding PAS domain-containing methyl-accepting chemotaxis protein, which produces MRRNEPVTQRELRYPDHYHLITTTNLKGQITAANEEFAEVAGFTVQELLGQPHNLIRHPDMPPGAFEDLWQTIRSGESWRGIVKNRCKNGDHYWVDAFVTPIRKDGEIVEYQSVRTRPAEAQIERAERVYAHWNKGKVPRRCLATSPAITWKLLCLYGLLAASLAVVGLFELTAAHTTVIQVLVLPIFVLLYVITRPFVSVARQVCCETHPAMPWIYTGRRDEAAWIAYDREKRDATLRAVSARMHANIGTLYGRKQRTVEWVNHSVTSIRSQQDDIQVITRAFEELAQCVSRVSELTTRTHDATRNAETSAGQCRQQMITMNESLSRLRDQLSTANTRIEALSEKSNAIGVVLDVITDIAEQTNLLALNAAIEAARAGDSGRGFAVVADEVRGLAQRTHESTRRIETMIASLQEETQGVVGTIGDGVQSCEQTAGMAAEASDALNATMSDIEVIASCAHEVAGATEEQSALSLQVEQQAARLMELGNHSVRSSESARDESEHLGTNVDQAQLLTNHFLQMLSDRQTADKFPKAVQ; this is translated from the coding sequence ATGCGTCGGAATGAGCCCGTCACCCAGAGAGAGCTTCGGTACCCGGACCACTACCACCTGATTACCACCACCAATCTGAAGGGACAGATTACCGCCGCCAATGAGGAGTTCGCAGAGGTTGCCGGATTTACCGTTCAGGAACTGCTCGGCCAACCCCACAACCTGATACGACACCCGGACATGCCGCCGGGCGCCTTCGAGGATCTCTGGCAAACCATCAGATCGGGCGAGTCCTGGCGAGGCATCGTCAAGAATCGCTGTAAAAACGGCGACCATTACTGGGTCGATGCCTTTGTCACCCCGATTCGAAAAGACGGCGAGATCGTCGAGTACCAGTCTGTGCGGACCCGACCAGCGGAGGCCCAGATCGAGAGGGCCGAGCGGGTCTATGCGCATTGGAACAAGGGCAAGGTGCCTCGGCGGTGCCTGGCGACCAGTCCGGCAATCACCTGGAAACTGCTTTGTCTGTATGGCCTGCTCGCCGCCAGTCTTGCCGTTGTCGGCCTCTTTGAGCTGACCGCCGCGCACACCACTGTGATCCAGGTCCTGGTACTGCCCATCTTCGTGCTGCTGTACGTGATTACGCGCCCGTTCGTGTCTGTCGCCCGACAGGTGTGCTGCGAGACTCACCCGGCGATGCCATGGATCTACACTGGCAGGCGCGACGAGGCGGCCTGGATAGCCTATGACCGCGAAAAACGGGATGCCACCCTGCGAGCGGTATCGGCCCGCATGCACGCCAATATCGGAACGCTTTACGGACGCAAACAACGGACGGTCGAATGGGTCAACCATTCGGTCACCAGTATTCGTAGCCAGCAGGATGACATCCAGGTCATTACCCGGGCATTCGAAGAACTCGCCCAGTGCGTCAGCCGGGTCAGTGAGCTCACGACAAGAACCCACGACGCTACCCGTAATGCCGAAACGTCGGCCGGCCAATGCCGCCAGCAGATGATCACCATGAATGAATCACTGTCCCGCCTCCGCGACCAGCTTTCAACCGCCAACACACGGATTGAGGCGCTGTCCGAGAAAAGTAACGCCATAGGCGTGGTGCTTGACGTCATCACCGACATCGCCGAGCAAACCAACTTGCTGGCACTGAACGCTGCCATTGAGGCCGCCCGGGCCGGTGATTCCGGTCGCGGCTTTGCCGTCGTGGCTGACGAAGTCCGTGGCCTTGCACAACGAACTCACGAATCGACCCGAAGGATCGAGACCATGATCGCGTCCCTGCAAGAGGAAACCCAGGGCGTGGTGGGTACCATTGGCGATGGCGTGCAATCCTGTGAACAGACCGCAGGCATGGCAGCAGAAGCCAGTGACGCTCTGAATGCCACCATGAGCGATATCGAGGTCATCGCCAGTTGCGCCCACGAAGTGGCGGGGGCGACGGAAGAGCAATCAGCACTGAGCTTACAGGTTGAGCAACAGGCCGCCCGCCTGATGGAGCTGGGCAATCACTCGGTGCGGAGCAGTGAAAGCGCGCGTGACGAATCCGAGCATCTGGGCACTAACGTGGACCAGGCCCAGCTTCTCACCAATCATTTCCTGCAGATGTTGAGCGACCGACAGACAGCGGACAAGTTTCCCAAGGCGGTGCAATAA
- a CDS encoding efflux RND transporter periplasmic adaptor subunit: MRTASRFLIVIIFLGVVLGGIFGYKFYQFGQMQEKMGQPRPPAQISAVQAQTEMWTPAIKAVGSIEAVNGIEVANEVPGVIETINFESGDTIKKGDVLIRIDSAIDQAALRTRRAEAQLAEQEFKRVSDLLPKRAVSQSQYDEAKANFDAARARVNEAEAQLSKKIIRAPFDGRLGIRMVDRGEYIATGTPIVEINMLDPIYVDYTLSEKNLPDVATGYPVLATVAAVPDQDFEGTVSAINTSVNPETRTVRIRATLDNEENLLRPGMFATVMTRQPRDNEVVTVPRTAVSYNTYGDFVFVVGENEDGTQVVTRRTVSTGETRNSRVAILSGLSEGETVVSKGLLRLRAGQPVEIQDESGESQEASE, from the coding sequence ATGCGCACTGCCTCCCGCTTCCTGATTGTTATCATTTTCCTTGGTGTCGTCCTTGGTGGCATTTTTGGTTACAAGTTCTACCAGTTCGGCCAGATGCAAGAGAAGATGGGTCAGCCGCGGCCGCCCGCGCAGATCTCCGCCGTCCAGGCCCAGACCGAAATGTGGACGCCCGCGATCAAGGCGGTTGGCAGCATCGAAGCCGTCAACGGGATTGAAGTGGCCAACGAAGTACCCGGGGTGATCGAGACCATCAATTTCGAGTCTGGCGACACCATCAAGAAGGGTGACGTGCTTATCCGCATCGATTCGGCGATTGATCAGGCCGCGCTGCGTACCCGTCGGGCCGAAGCCCAGCTTGCCGAGCAGGAATTCAAACGGGTCTCCGACCTCCTGCCCAAACGGGCCGTCTCCCAGTCCCAGTACGACGAAGCCAAGGCCAACTTCGACGCCGCCCGCGCCCGCGTCAACGAGGCCGAAGCCCAGCTGAGCAAGAAGATCATCCGCGCGCCGTTTGATGGCCGGCTCGGTATCCGCATGGTGGACCGTGGCGAATACATTGCCACGGGCACCCCGATTGTCGAGATCAACATGCTTGATCCGATTTACGTGGACTACACCCTGTCGGAAAAGAATCTGCCGGACGTAGCAACGGGCTACCCGGTGCTGGCGACCGTCGCCGCAGTGCCCGATCAGGACTTCGAAGGCACGGTCAGCGCCATCAACACCTCCGTTAACCCCGAAACCCGCACGGTCCGAATCCGCGCCACCCTCGATAACGAGGAGAACCTGCTTCGCCCGGGTATGTTTGCAACGGTCATGACCCGCCAGCCCAGGGACAACGAAGTCGTCACGGTGCCTCGCACCGCCGTCTCCTACAACACTTACGGGGACTTTGTCTTTGTTGTTGGCGAGAACGAAGACGGAACCCAAGTTGTTACCCGCCGCACCGTCAGTACCGGCGAAACCCGCAACAGCCGGGTCGCCATCCTGTCAGGCCTAAGCGAGGGCGAGACTGTGGTGTCCAAGGGCCTGTTAAGGCTGCGGGCCGGTCAGCCGGTCGAAATCCAGGACGAGTCCGGCGAGTCGCAGGAGGCGTCTGAATAA
- a CDS encoding 3-deoxy-7-phosphoheptulonate synthase has product MNMPPSTDALKGTEVLRGNDALSEAAPEVALESRQEVALPAPASLRQQLPVDASLARQIAGKREEIRRVLRGEDARTLIVMGPCSIHDEVAALEYGERLKALSDAVSDRFLIVMRAYLEKPRTTVGWKGLLYDPERTGSGDLNAGLVRSRRLLLNLSQMGLPLATEALSPFAMDYLGDLVSWTAIGARTTESQVHRELVSGLPMPVGFKNGTDGSVGVATNAMKSAAHPHHHMGVSNAGAPVMITTAGNPDTHLVLRGGRGVTNYDADSIAAAVRSLSEAGLSTAVMVDCSHDNARKQAERQLDIARQVMAQRKAGNPHIRGLMLESFLEPGRQDDGDDLVYGCSLTDPCLGWDQTEALIRSL; this is encoded by the coding sequence ATGAACATGCCGCCTAGCACTGACGCTCTGAAGGGTACCGAAGTCCTGAGGGGTAACGATGCATTGAGCGAGGCCGCGCCTGAGGTCGCATTGGAGTCGCGCCAGGAAGTGGCTCTGCCCGCTCCCGCGTCCTTGCGCCAGCAGCTTCCGGTTGATGCCTCTCTGGCCCGGCAGATCGCCGGGAAGCGGGAAGAAATCCGGAGGGTTCTGCGGGGAGAGGATGCCAGAACCCTGATCGTCATGGGGCCCTGCTCAATCCACGATGAGGTGGCGGCACTGGAATACGGTGAAAGGCTGAAAGCCCTGTCCGATGCGGTGAGTGACCGGTTCCTCATTGTCATGCGGGCCTACCTCGAAAAACCACGCACCACCGTCGGCTGGAAGGGACTGCTCTACGATCCCGAGCGCACCGGTTCCGGCGACCTGAATGCCGGGCTGGTACGTTCTCGCCGGTTGCTTCTGAATCTCTCGCAAATGGGCTTGCCGTTGGCGACCGAGGCGCTCAGTCCGTTTGCGATGGACTACCTGGGTGATCTGGTGAGCTGGACGGCGATCGGCGCCCGCACCACCGAATCCCAGGTGCACCGGGAACTGGTCAGTGGCCTGCCGATGCCGGTCGGGTTCAAGAACGGAACCGACGGGAGTGTCGGGGTGGCCACCAACGCCATGAAATCCGCGGCTCATCCCCATCATCACATGGGCGTTTCCAACGCTGGCGCGCCGGTGATGATTACCACCGCGGGCAACCCGGATACCCACCTGGTGCTGCGGGGCGGTCGGGGCGTGACCAACTACGATGCGGACAGCATTGCGGCGGCGGTGCGGTCTTTGTCCGAGGCCGGCCTGTCCACGGCGGTCATGGTCGATTGCAGTCACGACAATGCCCGCAAACAGGCAGAGCGTCAGCTGGACATTGCCCGGCAGGTGATGGCGCAACGCAAGGCCGGCAATCCCCACATCAGAGGCCTGATGCTGGAAAGCTTCCTGGAGCCGGGACGGCAGGATGATGGCGACGATCTGGTTTACGGTTGCTCCCTTACCGATCCGTGCCTGGGCTGGGACCAGACGGAGGCTCTGATCCGCTCACTGTAG
- a CDS encoding efflux RND transporter permease subunit, producing MRFTDIFIHRPVLATVVSLLILLLGARAAMEMEIRQYPELESTTVTVTTAYPGASSDLIKGFITTPLQQAIAEASGIDYLTSTSSQGTSTIEAKMVLNYDANAALAEIQAKVASQRNVLPAEAQDPVITSTTGDSTALMYIAFYSSEIGVPQISDYLTRVVQPKLQALPGVGKADLIGRKFALRVWLDPERLAAVDMTPPEVVAKLRANNYQAAVGNTKGQYTEISMTSDTDVADPDQFRNLVVKQSGSTQIRLQDIARVELGSESYNQLALYKGDPATYVAIELAPGANPLTVAGLVKDSLPDIESQLPSGLNARLAYDASDFIEDSINEVIKTLLEALVIVLVVVFLCLGSIRASIVPSVAVPLSLVGGAFIMLMFGFSLNLLTLLSMVLAIGLVVDDAIIVVENVHRHIEQGETRFDAAIKGAREMAVPIIAMTTTLVAVYAPIGFMGGLVGSLFTEFAFTLAGAVVISGVVALTLSPMLSGLVLKPHGNPGKFEGLVERSFNGLSNGYRKALSSLMETKSVVIFFAVVVLGSIYFMAMMSQNELAPTEDQGILFYQGLGPQTATLDYLTEHGDEIQTRMSELPGYEEDFMIIGFTGPNAVFGGFKLAPWSQREITQFEVQPQLDAELKQVTGLQTAVFPRPSLPGSGGGLPFQFVITTGNSYEQLNQVADELLGKAMGSGNFMFLQKSINFDRPVTRIHVDRDRVADLGLSMQDVGQALSSMLGGGYINRFSMEGRSYQVIPQVDQQFRLDAQALSDYYIRADTGELVPLGSVVSFSNDVEPSNRTQFNQQNSLTLQGVVMPGVAAGTAMDYMEKTADEVFPQGFSYDYTGQSRQLATQGSALVVTFFLSLLVIYLVLAAQFESWRDPFIILVSVPMSVAGAMAFIVLGFASMNIYTQVGLITLIGVVSKNGILIVEFANQLQVERGLDKVKAVIEAAAIRLRPIIMTSLALIFAMVPLLIAIGPGAESRFAIGLTISAGLGIGTLFTIFVLPAFYILLARDHNKAGH from the coding sequence ATGCGATTTACCGATATTTTTATCCACCGTCCGGTCCTGGCGACGGTGGTCAGTCTCCTGATCCTGCTGCTCGGTGCCCGTGCTGCCATGGAGATGGAGATCCGCCAGTACCCCGAGCTCGAAAGCACCACGGTGACCGTGACCACGGCCTACCCCGGCGCCAGCTCCGATCTGATCAAGGGCTTCATCACCACACCACTTCAGCAGGCCATTGCCGAAGCCAGTGGCATCGACTACCTGACGTCCACCAGCTCCCAGGGTACCTCCACCATCGAAGCCAAAATGGTGCTCAACTACGACGCCAACGCGGCCCTGGCGGAGATCCAGGCCAAGGTCGCCAGTCAGCGTAATGTGCTGCCGGCTGAAGCCCAGGATCCGGTGATCACCTCCACCACCGGTGACTCCACGGCGTTGATGTACATCGCCTTCTACAGCAGCGAAATTGGGGTTCCTCAGATTTCCGACTACCTGACCCGCGTGGTGCAGCCCAAGCTGCAGGCGTTACCGGGGGTTGGCAAGGCCGACCTGATCGGCCGCAAGTTTGCGCTTCGGGTCTGGCTCGATCCGGAACGGCTGGCGGCGGTCGACATGACCCCGCCGGAGGTGGTTGCCAAACTCCGCGCCAACAACTATCAGGCGGCTGTGGGCAACACCAAGGGTCAGTACACCGAGATCAGCATGACCAGCGACACCGATGTCGCCGATCCGGACCAGTTCCGCAACCTGGTGGTGAAGCAGTCCGGCAGCACCCAGATCCGCCTGCAGGACATTGCCCGGGTGGAACTGGGGTCTGAATCCTACAATCAGCTTGCCCTCTACAAGGGCGACCCGGCGACCTACGTCGCCATCGAACTGGCACCGGGCGCTAACCCCCTCACCGTCGCCGGCCTGGTCAAGGATTCCCTCCCGGACATCGAAAGCCAGTTGCCCTCGGGCCTGAATGCCCGTCTGGCCTATGACGCCTCCGACTTCATCGAGGATTCCATCAACGAGGTCATCAAGACCCTGCTGGAAGCGCTGGTGATCGTGCTGGTGGTGGTCTTCCTGTGCCTCGGTTCCATCCGCGCATCCATCGTGCCGTCCGTGGCGGTTCCCCTGTCACTGGTCGGCGGCGCCTTTATCATGCTGATGTTCGGCTTCTCCCTGAACCTGCTGACCCTGCTGTCCATGGTTCTGGCCATCGGCCTGGTGGTCGACGACGCCATCATCGTCGTTGAAAACGTGCATCGTCACATCGAACAGGGGGAGACCCGGTTCGATGCCGCTATCAAGGGCGCCCGGGAGATGGCGGTACCGATCATCGCCATGACCACGACGCTGGTGGCGGTATACGCACCCATCGGGTTCATGGGCGGCCTGGTCGGCTCGCTGTTCACCGAGTTCGCCTTCACTCTGGCCGGCGCGGTGGTGATTTCCGGCGTTGTCGCCTTGACCCTGTCACCGATGTTGTCTGGCCTGGTACTGAAGCCCCACGGCAATCCGGGCAAGTTCGAAGGGCTGGTGGAGCGCAGCTTCAACGGCTTGTCCAACGGTTATAGGAAAGCGCTCAGCTCGCTGATGGAGACCAAGTCTGTCGTCATCTTCTTCGCGGTTGTCGTGCTCGGTTCCATCTACTTCATGGCCATGATGAGCCAGAACGAGCTGGCCCCGACCGAGGACCAGGGCATCCTGTTCTATCAGGGCCTCGGACCACAGACCGCCACTCTCGACTACCTCACCGAACACGGTGACGAAATCCAGACCCGGATGTCGGAGCTGCCCGGGTACGAGGAAGACTTTATGATCATCGGCTTCACCGGGCCGAATGCGGTCTTCGGCGGCTTTAAGCTGGCACCGTGGAGTCAGCGGGAAATTACCCAGTTCGAAGTCCAGCCCCAACTGGATGCCGAACTCAAGCAAGTCACAGGTCTGCAGACGGCCGTATTCCCGAGGCCGTCGCTCCCGGGTTCCGGTGGCGGCCTGCCGTTCCAGTTCGTGATCACCACCGGCAACAGTTACGAACAGTTGAACCAGGTAGCCGACGAACTGCTCGGCAAGGCCATGGGCAGCGGCAATTTCATGTTCCTGCAAAAATCGATCAACTTTGACCGGCCAGTCACCCGCATCCATGTCGATCGGGACCGTGTCGCTGATCTCGGGCTGTCCATGCAGGACGTTGGCCAGGCTCTCTCGAGTATGCTGGGTGGCGGCTACATCAACCGCTTCAGCATGGAAGGCCGCTCCTATCAGGTGATCCCGCAGGTTGACCAGCAGTTCCGCCTGGACGCGCAGGCCCTGAGCGATTATTACATCCGCGCCGACACCGGTGAGCTGGTTCCCCTGGGCAGTGTGGTCAGTTTCAGCAACGATGTGGAACCGTCCAACCGGACCCAGTTCAACCAGCAGAACTCGCTGACCCTTCAGGGCGTGGTCATGCCGGGCGTGGCGGCCGGTACCGCCATGGACTACATGGAAAAGACCGCCGACGAGGTGTTCCCGCAAGGCTTCAGCTACGACTACACCGGCCAGAGCCGGCAGCTGGCAACCCAGGGCAGCGCGCTGGTGGTGACCTTCTTCCTGTCGTTGCTGGTGATCTATCTGGTGCTGGCGGCCCAGTTCGAGAGCTGGCGCGATCCGTTCATCATTCTGGTGTCGGTGCCCATGTCGGTGGCCGGTGCGATGGCCTTTATCGTGCTTGGCTTCGCCAGCATGAACATTTACACCCAGGTGGGACTGATCACCCTGATCGGCGTGGTCTCCAAGAACGGGATACTGATCGTGGAATTCGCCAACCAGCTACAGGTCGAACGGGGCCTGGACAAGGTCAAGGCGGTGATCGAGGCGGCGGCGATCCGGCTGCGTCCGATCATCATGACCTCGCTGGCGCTGATCTTCGCCATGGTACCGCTGCTGATTGCCATCGGCCCGGGCGCGGAAAGCCGCTTCGCCATCGGCCTAACCATCAGCGCCGGTCTGGGTATAGGCACCCTGTTCACCATCTTTGTGTTGCCGGCGTTCTACATTTTGCTCGCACGCGATCACAACAAGGCCGGTCACTGA